One window of Leptotrichia sp. oral taxon 498 genomic DNA carries:
- a CDS encoding HAD family hydrolase, which translates to MFKAVVSDLDGTLLNAEHKVSEFTRETIELLLKKGIKFYIATGRNYLGAKEAMDELGVKVPLITSHGSVIFDENGNEIFSNNLKREYLDKVLNIDYKSFGKDIIITGYSGPNWFVTEDLQEYFYNKKPDRTRYPKQITPEEFKRHDFTKIFFLGENHEELLKLEDEIRKAVGDGNVSLLFANEGSLEVFSANCNKAKAAEVLLERDGLTLKDAVSFGDGLNDYELITETGLGFAMGNSIYLLLEKLSDTEVIESNAEDGMAKKLRELFDL; encoded by the coding sequence ATGTTTAAAGCTGTTGTAAGTGATTTGGACGGTACACTTTTGAATGCAGAACATAAAGTGAGTGAATTTACTAGGGAAACAATAGAATTATTATTGAAAAAAGGAATAAAGTTTTATATTGCGACTGGAAGAAATTATTTAGGAGCGAAAGAAGCGATGGATGAACTTGGCGTGAAAGTTCCGCTTATTACTTCACACGGATCTGTTATTTTTGATGAAAATGGGAATGAAATTTTTTCAAATAATTTGAAGCGAGAATACTTGGATAAAGTCTTGAATATTGATTACAAGTCGTTTGGGAAAGATATAATTATAACTGGATATTCTGGACCAAATTGGTTTGTTACTGAAGATTTGCAAGAATATTTTTACAATAAAAAGCCTGATAGAACTAGATATCCAAAGCAAATTACTCCTGAAGAATTTAAAAGGCATGATTTTACAAAAATATTTTTTCTTGGAGAAAATCACGAGGAACTTTTAAAACTTGAAGATGAAATAAGAAAAGCGGTTGGAGATGGAAATGTAAGCCTTTTATTTGCGAACGAAGGAAGTTTGGAAGTTTTTTCAGCAAACTGCAATAAGGCAAAAGCGGCTGAAGTGCTACTAGAAAGAGATGGACTTACATTAAAAGATGCGGTTTCATTTGGAGATGGATTGAATGACTATGAATTGATAACAGAAACTGGGCTTGGATTTGCGATGGGAAATTCAATTTATTTGCTGCTTGAAAAACTTTCAGATACTGAAGTTATTGAAAGTAATGCTGAAGATGGGATGGCAAAAAAATTAAGAGAATTGTTTGATTTATAA
- a CDS encoding 5-methyltetrahydropteroyltriglutamate--homocysteine S-methyltransferase: MCTINAPHRHDVVGSFLRPERLKKARNDFEKGKIDREELTKIENEEIKKIVDKQIELGYTSVTDGEFRRSYWHLDFFWGFNGIGHIHADKGYEFNGVVTRDDTAIVTGKISGENHPFVKHFTFLRDLVKDKKGVEARFTIPAPAQFYAELVREDKHVKALLKVYPDFKGLEDDIVNAYKTVINELYNEGLRTLQIDDCTWGCLVDDNFIASFIEKSDRDKEVIRREFAERFLNINNRVFQNNPEDLIINTHVCRGNYASTWFGQGGYDKIADELFGKEDVNAYYLEFDTERAGTFESLAKVSGDKKVVLGLITSKNPTLEEKETVIARIKEASKYVPLDRLYLSPQCGFASTEEGNHLTEEQQWAKLRFIKEVADEVWGKN; the protein is encoded by the coding sequence ATGTGTACAATAAATGCGCCTCATAGACATGACGTAGTAGGAAGTTTTTTAAGACCTGAAAGATTGAAGAAAGCTAGAAATGATTTTGAAAAAGGGAAAATTGACAGGGAAGAATTGACGAAAATTGAGAATGAAGAAATTAAAAAAATTGTGGATAAGCAAATTGAGCTAGGATATACAAGTGTTACTGATGGAGAGTTTAGACGTAGTTACTGGCATTTGGACTTTTTCTGGGGATTTAATGGAATTGGGCATATTCATGCTGATAAGGGATATGAATTTAATGGAGTTGTAACTCGTGATGACACTGCGATTGTTACTGGAAAAATTAGTGGGGAAAATCATCCATTTGTAAAGCATTTCACATTTTTACGAGATTTGGTAAAGGATAAAAAAGGTGTGGAAGCCAGATTTACAATACCGGCTCCAGCACAGTTTTATGCGGAATTGGTAAGGGAAGATAAGCATGTCAAGGCACTTCTTAAAGTTTATCCTGATTTCAAAGGATTGGAAGATGATATTGTGAATGCTTACAAAACGGTAATAAATGAATTGTATAATGAAGGGCTTAGAACTTTGCAGATTGATGACTGCACTTGGGGATGTCTTGTGGATGACAATTTCATTGCTTCATTTATCGAAAAAAGTGACAGGGATAAGGAAGTTATCAGGCGTGAATTTGCAGAGAGATTTTTAAATATAAATAATAGAGTATTTCAAAATAATCCAGAAGATTTGATAATTAATACGCACGTTTGCCGTGGAAATTATGCTTCAACTTGGTTTGGGCAAGGTGGATATGACAAAATTGCGGATGAACTTTTTGGAAAAGAAGATGTAAATGCTTATTATTTGGAATTTGATACAGAAAGAGCAGGAACTTTTGAATCACTTGCAAAAGTTTCTGGGGATAAAAAAGTTGTATTGGGACTTATAACTTCTAAAAATCCTACTTTGGAGGAAAAGGAAACTGTAATCGCTCGTATAAAAGAGGCTTCAAAATATGTTCCGCTAGATAGACTTTATTTAAGTCCACAATGTGGATTTGCTTCAACAGAGGAGGGAAATCACCTTACAGAAGAACAGCAATGGGCAAAACTTAGATTTATTAAGGAAGTTGCTGATGAAGTATGGGGGAAAAATTAG
- the metE gene encoding 5-methyltetrahydropteroyltriglutamate--homocysteine S-methyltransferase — protein MKTAIIGYPRIGENRELKFAIEKYWRNEITENELLEIAEKLRKDQWLKQKEEKISFIPGNTFSFYDGILDTIILLNAIPKHYKDLGLNELNTYFAIARGYQGEKGDVKALSMRKWYNTNYHYMVPELDDYAEIKLNADKIFNELEEAKKLGVSTHPSVIGPFTFYKLAKTTGNKEKKEYLTDIVNVYVELLKKCNEKNIDWIQIEEPQLVTDQTEEDIKLFEEIYKEILKNKKDVKVLLQTYFGDVRDCYKTITELDFDGIGLDFAEGRQTEKLIAEKGFPKDKILFAGIVNGKNIWKCDYKKVLNILNNLKGKVENIVITTSCSLLHVPYTLRNEKKLSENILRHFSFAEEKLSELKELGELSQVLWKNSLEKVQENEFYVKNQKIITSEKGMEDKEVRDTVKKLKDSDFVREGARKKRQKIQREELNIPLLATTTIGSFPQTKEVKLNRSKFRKGEISKEEYDKNVFNFIKECIELQEKIGLDVLVHGEYERNDMVEFFGENLAGYIFTEKAWVQSYGTRCVKPPIIFGDVKRTKPISVLYSEYAQKLTKKPVKGMLTGPVTILNWSFPREDISLSEMAFQIGLAIREEVLDLEKAGIKIIQIDEAALREKLPLRKEDWHKEYLDWGLKAFRLCHSGVKVDTQIHTHMCYSQFEDIIKDIDNMDADVITFEASRSKLTILDFLKENNFETEVGPGVYDIHSPRVPSVEEIVAALEIMVKKIGKEKLWVNPDCGLKTRRITETVKSLENLVEATKIVKSRL, from the coding sequence ATGAAAACGGCGATTATTGGATACCCTAGAATTGGGGAAAATAGAGAATTAAAATTTGCGATAGAAAAATATTGGAGAAATGAAATTACAGAGAATGAACTTTTGGAAATAGCGGAAAAGCTTAGAAAAGACCAGTGGTTAAAACAGAAGGAAGAAAAAATTTCATTTATTCCTGGAAATACATTTTCATTTTATGATGGAATACTGGATACAATAATTTTATTGAATGCGATTCCAAAACATTATAAAGATTTAGGATTGAATGAACTGAATACATATTTTGCAATTGCGAGAGGTTATCAAGGGGAAAAAGGAGATGTAAAAGCTCTTTCAATGAGAAAATGGTACAATACCAATTATCATTATATGGTTCCTGAACTAGATGATTATGCAGAGATTAAATTAAATGCAGATAAGATATTTAATGAACTTGAGGAAGCTAAAAAATTGGGAGTGAGTACTCATCCGTCAGTAATTGGACCATTTACATTTTATAAATTGGCTAAAACAACTGGAAATAAAGAGAAAAAAGAATATTTAACTGATATTGTAAATGTTTATGTGGAATTGCTGAAAAAATGTAATGAAAAAAATATCGATTGGATTCAAATTGAAGAACCGCAATTAGTAACAGATCAAACAGAAGAAGATATAAAATTGTTTGAAGAAATTTATAAAGAAATTTTGAAGAATAAGAAAGATGTAAAAGTATTGCTTCAAACATATTTTGGAGATGTGAGAGATTGCTACAAGACGATAACAGAGCTTGATTTTGATGGGATAGGTCTTGATTTTGCTGAAGGAAGACAAACTGAGAAATTAATAGCTGAAAAGGGATTTCCAAAAGATAAAATATTATTTGCAGGAATTGTAAATGGAAAAAATATTTGGAAATGTGACTATAAAAAAGTTTTAAATATATTGAATAATTTAAAAGGAAAAGTTGAAAATATAGTAATAACGACATCTTGTTCACTGCTTCATGTGCCTTATACTTTGAGAAATGAAAAAAAATTATCAGAAAATATATTAAGACATTTCTCGTTTGCTGAGGAAAAATTATCAGAATTAAAAGAGTTGGGAGAATTGAGTCAAGTTCTTTGGAAAAATTCGCTGGAAAAAGTGCAGGAAAATGAATTTTATGTAAAAAACCAAAAAATTATAACTTCTGAAAAAGGAATGGAAGATAAGGAAGTTAGAGATACGGTTAAAAAATTGAAAGATAGTGATTTTGTAAGAGAGGGAGCAAGAAAGAAAAGACAGAAAATTCAAAGGGAAGAGTTGAATATTCCTTTACTTGCAACAACTACAATAGGTTCTTTTCCGCAAACAAAGGAAGTGAAGCTAAATAGAAGCAAATTTAGAAAAGGTGAAATTAGCAAAGAAGAATATGATAAAAATGTATTTAACTTCATAAAAGAATGTATTGAATTGCAGGAAAAAATTGGACTTGATGTACTTGTGCATGGAGAGTATGAAAGAAATGACATGGTTGAATTTTTTGGAGAAAATCTGGCAGGATATATATTTACAGAAAAAGCGTGGGTTCAGTCTTATGGAACAAGATGTGTAAAACCGCCGATAATTTTTGGAGATGTGAAAAGAACAAAACCAATTTCAGTTCTATATTCTGAATATGCTCAGAAATTAACTAAAAAGCCTGTTAAAGGAATGCTTACAGGGCCTGTAACAATATTAAACTGGTCATTCCCAAGAGAAGATATTTCATTAAGCGAAATGGCATTTCAAATTGGACTTGCCATACGAGAAGAAGTATTGGATTTAGAAAAAGCAGGAATAAAAATAATTCAGATAGATGAAGCTGCACTTAGGGAAAAATTACCGTTAAGAAAAGAAGATTGGCATAAAGAATACCTTGATTGGGGATTGAAGGCATTTAGACTTTGCCATAGCGGAGTAAAAGTGGATACGCAGATTCATACACATATGTGCTACAGCCAATTTGAAGATATAATAAAAGACATTGACAATATGGATGCCGATGTTATAACATTTGAAGCTTCAAGATCAAAATTGACAATTCTTGATTTCCTAAAAGAAAATAACTTTGAAACAGAGGTAGGTCCTGGAGTTTATGATATTCATTCTCCTAGAGTACCTTCAGTTGAAGAAATTGTAGCAGCTTTAGAAATAATGGTTAAAAAAATTGGAAAAGAAAAATTATGGGTAAATCCTGATTGCGGATTAAAGACAAGAAGAATTACAGAAACTGTAAAGAGTTTGGAAAATCTTGTTGAAGCTACAAAAATTGTGAAAAGTAGATTATAG
- a CDS encoding LysR family transcriptional regulator, whose protein sequence is MTLQQLKYVVTVAEKGTLSDAAKELFVSQPALTKAIKELEDEMNISIFNRTNKGVIVSLEGDRFLGYARQVLEQTDLLEEEYKKGNKITRHFSVSTQHYSFAVNAFVDVIKKFGENKYDFTLRETQTNEIIEDVSKRKSEIGILYTSGANKTVIEKMIKRNNLKFIELFTAKPHVFISFNHPLAKKESISLEDLKEYPYLSFEQGDYNSFYFSEEILSTIDRDKNIKVRDRATLFNLAVGLNGYTVSTGIISKELNGENIIARPLEVDEYMKVGIIMQKNTKLSVYGKVYVEALKEHLKYTEIL, encoded by the coding sequence ATGACATTACAGCAATTAAAGTATGTAGTTACAGTCGCTGAAAAAGGGACATTGAGTGATGCTGCAAAAGAGCTTTTTGTGTCTCAACCAGCACTGACCAAGGCTATAAAAGAATTGGAAGATGAAATGAATATATCAATTTTTAACAGAACAAATAAGGGAGTGATTGTTTCTCTTGAGGGAGATAGATTTTTGGGGTATGCAAGGCAGGTTTTGGAACAGACAGATTTATTGGAGGAAGAGTATAAGAAGGGAAATAAGATAACTAGGCATTTTTCGGTGTCTACACAGCATTATTCGTTTGCAGTAAATGCTTTTGTGGATGTGATTAAGAAGTTTGGGGAAAATAAGTACGATTTTACGCTTAGGGAAACTCAGACTAATGAAATTATTGAAGATGTGAGCAAGAGAAAAAGTGAAATTGGAATTTTGTACACTTCGGGAGCGAATAAAACTGTGATTGAGAAAATGATAAAAAGAAATAATCTGAAATTTATTGAATTATTTACTGCAAAGCCGCATGTTTTTATCAGTTTTAATCATCCTTTGGCAAAAAAGGAAAGTATTAGCCTTGAAGACTTGAAGGAATATCCATATTTATCGTTTGAGCAAGGGGATTACAATTCGTTTTATTTTTCGGAAGAAATACTTAGTACGATTGACAGGGATAAAAATATAAAAGTTAGAGATAGAGCGACTTTGTTTAATTTAGCAGTCGGGCTTAACGGATATACTGTGAGTACTGGGATAATCAGTAAGGAATTAAATGGGGAAAATATTATTGCAAGACCGCTGGAAGTTGACGAGTATATGAAAGTTGGAATTATAATGCAGAAAAATACCAAACTTAGTGTTTATGGGAAAGTTTATGTTGAGGCTTTGAAGGAGCATTTGAAATATACGGAAATTTTGTAA
- a CDS encoding DUF2207 domain-containing protein, with the protein MKSFNKQKLNNIFSIIFVFFMLFFLNTKSLIAEKITNYDVTVQINKNGTLTVNEVIDYEFDGVAKHGIYRDIPLRSKKNGVDIYKSYIKMNSVKRNGISEEYSTKLFDEGIRYRVGSADRFVENGVNRYEFNYVIYNAVFEKDGIYQVYFNAIGQFWKVPIEKAAVNIKFGNGKPVTENEISKLDIFTGEYGQSGKDYIENLNNRTIEIKTNKVLQSYNGLSFRLNLKTDNISPTFLDKLQTLYYAHPLLAVGPVIIIFLVIYGFMTWYIFGRDVGKKAIVPEFNIPKDISAMYAAYINGVREPKEILTIGLLSLLSKGYVEADDKKGDGKNVKYTLSDSKRSKPELAEEEKIVFNALSNTGNIFKNERSLYNASNKILKLFENEYKKKVYRDNSIFNVAFIIGIVIVFIISTNANSGTAGISDSIFGVVSLVMVAIFFGIVLNTFFSIINNIYGNNSTFLKVVKWLVVLFMSVIYGVLNFIVIGIIMAMYTVYSKVIGRYTADGMRKKEYLDGMKMYIKTAEANQIMKFNDVDELVAYFKGILPYAVALGVKNEAIKLMKNTIKLYNFDESTYSYINKGVHFNTYDSFILANTVSRVYNNAYSKIREERFSTLRNDSGSSSGFGGGGFSSGGGFSGGGSGGGGGGSW; encoded by the coding sequence ATGAAAAGTTTTAACAAACAAAAATTAAATAATATTTTTTCAATAATTTTTGTATTTTTCATGTTATTTTTTTTAAATACAAAATCGTTAATTGCTGAAAAAATAACAAATTATGATGTTACAGTTCAGATAAATAAAAATGGGACTTTGACAGTAAATGAAGTAATTGACTATGAATTTGACGGTGTTGCAAAGCACGGTATTTATAGGGATATTCCATTACGTTCAAAGAAAAACGGCGTGGATATTTACAAATCTTATATAAAAATGAATTCAGTAAAGAGAAATGGTATTTCTGAAGAATATTCTACGAAACTTTTTGATGAAGGTATTAGATATAGGGTTGGTTCTGCAGACAGATTTGTGGAAAATGGCGTAAATAGATACGAATTTAATTATGTGATTTATAATGCAGTATTTGAAAAAGATGGAATTTATCAGGTATATTTTAATGCAATTGGGCAGTTTTGGAAAGTTCCTATTGAAAAAGCTGCAGTAAATATAAAATTTGGAAATGGGAAGCCTGTAACAGAAAATGAAATTAGTAAACTAGATATTTTTACAGGTGAGTACGGCCAAAGCGGAAAAGATTATATTGAAAATTTAAATAATAGAACTATTGAAATTAAAACAAACAAGGTTTTACAATCATATAACGGATTAAGTTTCCGTCTAAATTTAAAGACGGATAATATAAGTCCAACATTTTTAGATAAACTTCAGACACTTTATTATGCTCACCCTTTACTTGCCGTAGGGCCTGTTATAATAATATTTCTAGTAATTTATGGATTTATGACGTGGTATATATTTGGAAGAGATGTGGGTAAAAAGGCAATTGTTCCTGAATTTAACATACCTAAGGATATTTCAGCCATGTATGCGGCGTACATCAATGGTGTAAGGGAACCTAAGGAAATATTGACAATCGGACTGCTCTCTTTACTTTCTAAAGGTTATGTTGAAGCTGACGACAAAAAAGGTGATGGGAAAAATGTAAAATATACATTGTCTGACAGTAAAAGAAGCAAGCCTGAATTAGCGGAGGAAGAAAAGATAGTCTTTAATGCGCTTTCTAATACAGGGAACATATTTAAAAATGAAAGAAGCCTTTATAACGCTTCAAATAAAATATTAAAATTGTTTGAAAACGAATATAAAAAGAAAGTTTACAGGGATAACAGTATTTTTAATGTTGCATTTATTATTGGCATAGTCATAGTTTTTATAATTTCGACAAATGCAAATAGTGGAACAGCAGGTATTTCTGATAGCATTTTTGGAGTAGTTTCTTTAGTTATGGTTGCTATTTTCTTTGGAATAGTTTTAAATACATTTTTTTCAATTATCAATAATATTTATGGAAATAATAGCACATTTTTAAAAGTTGTTAAGTGGTTAGTAGTATTATTTATGTCAGTAATATATGGAGTTTTAAATTTCATTGTAATTGGTATAATTATGGCAATGTATACTGTTTATTCCAAAGTAATTGGAAGATATACGGCTGACGGGATGAGAAAAAAAGAATATCTGGATGGAATGAAAATGTACATAAAGACTGCCGAAGCTAATCAAATTATGAAATTTAATGATGTAGACGAGCTAGTAGCCTATTTTAAAGGGATACTACCGTATGCAGTAGCTCTTGGAGTAAAAAATGAAGCGATAAAACTTATGAAGAATACAATAAAGCTCTATAATTTTGATGAAAGCACATATTCTTATATAAATAAAGGAGTGCATTTCAATACATACGATAGTTTCATTTTGGCAAATACGGTTTCAAGAGTATACAATAATGCGTATAGTAAAATAAGAGAAGAAAGATTTAGCACCTTGAGGAATGATTCTGGAAGTTCAAGTGGTTTTGGCGGCGGAGGCTTCTCAAGTGGAGGCGGTTTCTCTGGCGGAGGTTCCGGCGGGGGAGGTGGAGGAAGCTGGTAG
- a CDS encoding LemA family protein codes for MNIVFVLIGILVILVLMAMGIYNKYIKLKNLNEEGWSGIGVYLQKRLDLIPNLVNTVKGYATHEKETLENVVKLRSQMMSIDTKDIDNIEKIQKLENEMTKTLRSIMMLQENYPDLKANENFLNLQSQLTQIETEIQSSRKYYNGTARDRNTFVETFPNNIFGGIFGFKKAEFFNAVEEAEKVPEVKF; via the coding sequence ATGAATATTGTATTTGTTTTGATAGGGATTTTGGTAATTTTGGTTCTGATGGCAATGGGGATTTACAATAAATATATCAAATTGAAGAATTTGAATGAGGAAGGTTGGAGCGGAATAGGCGTATATTTGCAAAAAAGACTGGATTTGATACCAAATCTTGTTAATACTGTCAAAGGATATGCGACACATGAAAAGGAAACGCTGGAAAATGTGGTAAAATTGAGAAGTCAAATGATGTCGATTGATACAAAGGATATTGATAATATTGAAAAAATTCAAAAACTTGAAAATGAAATGACAAAAACATTAAGATCAATAATGATGTTACAGGAAAATTATCCAGACTTGAAGGCAAATGAAAACTTTTTGAACTTACAATCCCAATTAACTCAAATAGAAACAGAAATTCAAAGTTCAAGAAAATATTACAACGGAACAGCAAGAGACAGAAATACTTTTGTGGAAACTTTTCCAAATAATATTTTTGGTGGAATTTTTGGATTTAAAAAAGCTGAGTTCTTTAATGCTGTGGAAGAGGCGGAAAAAGTTCCAGAAGTTAAATTTTAA
- a CDS encoding DUF2339 domain-containing protein — MIDKLKELENLENKYKEIGKLNSEIESIIENIKNEAGISREKELLKENERLAKDLKAFHEKVKIREEEIGRLKNSNAVLIEELKEAKKVRRNGEIDKFQNILAEKMNVELESGVTRRLSNYAEEMKRKVKMLERNLSCEFSDEADSLRDELKKIDGKIGDFLEKSNRKTFENKIFLQEESSVFHNKIKEETALKEGEFLFEKEKKRFVFEKLIGLKGFNFLGIISIFLGVFLVFRTQFAKILANNYVKSSASYLLGMFFLFAGEKFYQKNKKHFAVGLIGGGIGILYLTTLLSTLYLKLYPMIAGLFISVILTGLVVILSLRYDSQIIGVLSLIGGYLPYGAYIWVNKSNVQIYYVLAYSLILQGIVLGVSWKKDWIYSKIFGFVTGIVNMMGLIYYLNYSVHDKITAFFYIVIFTTAYSFIFLNSHKKENRQSNIIDYIFLSLNLIIKFSLIYSLFDKTTPSWLKAVLVGTVGIIYGFFGDRLKDNKVAKIFYVVALGSFILIIPLIVPEEFVVVAWGAETALLYFFYRKYKNREMRYGTIAIYLVSLVSNLIVREETYLLVYIQDLMIISFSFVLYFLIKQKSYKTEVRILNGIFKYLIFAYSIFFVNKVVFDVVTSFETINYGEDIFLSLSVSLFVLRTVTYKVKKLQDSFSLKFLIIIEIIYLLFINMINLTLYFFGWSSDILKERVPISYIFPFFLPILINIYLFMVAKNDIHLCFFKKNEKKPLWILGESIYFLFVANIILRIYEHSGVLILGAGLALDIVGLLLCGYLVWKGFKVPNRNVRRIGLGIGISFVAKSFLWDFLRFDNSYKLIAYFSMGAILIGTSYIYQTALKKLEQEVKESLSDKDFGKGEKDEENK; from the coding sequence ATGATTGACAAACTAAAGGAATTGGAAAATCTTGAGAATAAGTATAAGGAGATTGGGAAATTAAATTCGGAGATAGAATCAATAATTGAAAATATAAAAAACGAGGCTGGAATAAGCAGGGAAAAGGAACTTTTGAAAGAGAATGAAAGGCTGGCGAAAGATTTAAAGGCATTTCATGAAAAGGTGAAAATTAGGGAAGAGGAAATTGGAAGGCTTAAAAATAGTAATGCAGTGCTCATTGAGGAATTGAAGGAAGCGAAAAAGGTTAGGAGAAATGGTGAGATTGATAAGTTTCAGAATATTTTGGCTGAGAAGATGAATGTGGAATTGGAAAGTGGAGTGACTAGAAGGCTTTCTAATTATGCGGAGGAAATGAAGAGAAAAGTCAAAATGCTGGAAAGAAATCTTTCTTGTGAATTTTCAGATGAAGCTGATTCATTGAGAGATGAATTAAAAAAAATTGATGGGAAAATTGGTGATTTTTTAGAGAAAAGTAATAGGAAAACTTTTGAAAATAAGATATTTCTTCAAGAGGAATCTTCGGTGTTTCATAATAAGATAAAAGAAGAAACGGCTTTAAAAGAAGGGGAATTTCTTTTTGAAAAAGAGAAAAAAAGATTTGTATTTGAAAAACTTATTGGACTTAAAGGATTTAACTTTTTAGGGATAATATCAATCTTTTTGGGAGTTTTTTTGGTATTTCGGACACAGTTTGCAAAAATTTTGGCAAATAATTATGTAAAAAGTTCGGCATCGTATTTGCTTGGGATGTTTTTTCTTTTTGCTGGAGAAAAATTTTATCAGAAAAATAAGAAGCATTTTGCAGTTGGGCTGATTGGCGGTGGAATTGGTATTCTTTATTTGACTACGCTTCTTTCTACGTTATATCTCAAACTTTATCCAATGATAGCGGGACTTTTTATATCGGTAATACTGACAGGGCTGGTTGTGATTCTTTCATTGCGATATGATAGCCAGATAATTGGAGTATTGTCGCTGATTGGTGGATATTTGCCTTACGGAGCGTATATTTGGGTGAATAAGAGCAATGTTCAGATTTATTATGTTTTGGCATATTCTTTGATTTTGCAGGGAATTGTGCTTGGAGTTTCTTGGAAAAAGGACTGGATATACAGCAAGATTTTTGGATTTGTTACGGGTATAGTAAATATGATGGGGCTGATTTATTACTTAAATTACAGTGTTCATGATAAGATCACGGCATTTTTCTACATCGTAATTTTTACAACAGCATACAGTTTCATTTTCCTAAATTCACACAAGAAAGAAAACCGTCAAAGCAATATAATCGACTACATATTTCTAAGTTTAAATCTAATTATAAAATTTTCATTGATTTACAGCTTGTTTGACAAGACAACCCCAAGTTGGCTAAAAGCCGTATTAGTTGGAACAGTCGGAATAATTTACGGATTTTTTGGCGACAGGCTCAAGGACAACAAAGTTGCAAAAATCTTTTATGTTGTGGCATTAGGAAGTTTTATCCTGATTATTCCGTTAATTGTGCCAGAAGAATTTGTTGTGGTTGCATGGGGTGCTGAAACTGCACTATTATATTTCTTTTATAGAAAATATAAAAATAGAGAAATGCGATATGGAACGATTGCGATTTATCTAGTTTCGCTGGTAAGTAATTTAATTGTGCGGGAAGAAACATATTTGCTTGTGTATATTCAAGATTTGATGATAATATCTTTTTCATTTGTGCTTTACTTTTTGATAAAACAAAAAAGTTACAAGACAGAAGTTAGGATTTTAAATGGAATATTTAAATATCTGATTTTTGCATATTCAATATTTTTTGTAAATAAAGTTGTTTTTGATGTTGTTACTTCATTTGAAACGATAAATTATGGTGAAGATATATTTTTGAGTTTATCAGTTTCGCTTTTTGTTTTAAGAACAGTAACGTATAAAGTGAAAAAATTACAAGATAGTTTTAGTTTGAAATTCTTGATAATAATTGAAATAATTTATTTGTTATTCATAAATATGATTAATCTTACCCTGTATTTTTTTGGTTGGAGTTCGGATATATTAAAAGAAAGAGTACCAATAAGTTATATATTTCCGTTCTTTTTGCCAATTTTAATAAATATATATTTATTTATGGTTGCTAAAAATGATATTCATTTATGCTTTTTCAAAAAAAATGAGAAAAAACCATTGTGGATACTCGGAGAATCAATATATTTCCTTTTTGTAGCAAATATTATTTTACGGATATATGAACATTCAGGTGTATTAATTTTAGGAGCTGGATTGGCTTTGGATATAGTTGGACTGCTATTATGCGGATACTTAGTTTGGAAAGGGTTTAAAGTGCCAAATAGAAATGTTAGAAGAATTGGGCTTGGAATAGGAATATCTTTTGTGGCAAAAAGTTTTTTATGGGATTTCTTACGATTTGATAATTCCTATAAGTTGATTGCTTACTTTAGTATGGGGGCTATTCTGATTGGAACTTCCTATATTTATCAGACAGCTTTGAAGAAATTGGAGCAGGAAGTGAAAGAGAGCTTGAGTGACAAGGATTTTGGAAAAGGTGAGAAAGATGAAGAAAATAAATAA